The following is a genomic window from Thermoplasmata archaeon.
CTCGAGTCCCCGAGCGCGCCGAGCGCCCGCAACGTGATCCACTTGCTCGGCGCATGGAGTCGTTCGAGAGCGAATCGGCGAACGCCTTCCTCTCGGTGATAGTTCGCCCCCCGCGCGAGGTCCGGGTGGACGGCCTCCAGGGTCCACCTCCCGTCCGGTCGCATCTTCTGCCTGAGCAGCGACCGCGCGGGCTCGTTCCGCGGATCGTCGCCGTATCCGAGGCGGGCGAGCGTCTCGAGGCCGACGAGGGCGTCGTAGTAGTAGTGGACTGGGTAGTGCAGGCGTTCCCACGACATGTAACGTTGGCGGCCTTCGCGGAGGAGCGTTCGCTCGAGGTAGAATTCAGCCCCCCGTTCAACCGCGTGTTTCCATCTGCGGGTCCAACGCCGACGCCCGATCACGGCGTACGCGGCCAGCGCCTCCCAGCAGTCGAGCGTCCCGTTCGGACGGCCGAAACAGTCCCACCCGCCGTCGTCGAGCTGCTGGTCGGCGAGCCAGTCGAGGGACGCCCTCACCCGGCGATCCTCCGTGAGGCCGAAGAGGATCATCATCCGCGCCGTGTTGCCGACGAAGCAGAAGTGGGGCTCGCCTCCGAGTCGGCAGAACGGCCCCTCGGACCCGCCGTAGTCCTGCAGCATGAGGTCCACCGCACGGCGGACTTTCGGGTGGCGGGCGGTGAGGCCGAGTTCGGCGAGGGCGAGCAGTCGCCAGTTCGTCGCCACATACTTCGGCCGGTACAGGCTCTCCCGGGTCTTCCAGAAGCCGCGCGGATCCTGTTCGGCGAGGATCTCCGCAGCCCATCCGCGCGTTGGGATCTGTCGGCGCGCGACGCGGGCCTGCGCCGATTCCGGCGATCGGCCCTCGACCTCCACTAGATAGCGGTACCACGCCGCCGGTTGCGCGGAGTCCGCAAGCCAAGCATCCCGCTCGCGACGGGGCACAGCGAACGGCATCGATTCGTTCCTCATTAAGCCGAGGCCTGAGCTGGTCGGCCCTCAAGATTTGCCAAATCGTTTCGTGGCCCTCGCGTGGGCGCGCGCCGCTTCGAGCTCCCGATTCCGCGGCTCCGAACCGGTCACCAGGGAGTCCAACAAGTTCCGGACGGCCGCCGCGACGTCAACGACGGCACGATTGAACGCATCATCGTTGGCGCGCGAAGGCTTACTGAATCCCGATACCTTCCGGACGAACTGGAGCGAGGCTTCTCGGATCTCCGCGTCGGTCGCGGCAGGGTCGAAGTTGAACAAGGTCTTGATGTTCCGGCACATGTCGTTCTCACCCCGAGGAGGCGGTAAACCCCGAACCGATCCTATCCGGAAAATGTTTCGCGCACGAGCCCCGACGCGCCCCGTGGGCTGCCTCCAGCCGACGGGATAGAACCTCCCGATCTCCGCGAAACGCTTCACGTCCGGAACCCAGATATGGAGGCTTGCCAATGTGGGAGCGGTGGTGG
Proteins encoded in this region:
- a CDS encoding DUF2277 domain-containing protein; its protein translation is MCRNIKTLFNFDPAATDAEIREASLQFVRKVSGFSKPSRANDDAFNRAVVDVAAAVRNLLDSLVTGSEPRNRELEAARAHARATKRFGKS